The Acidovorax sp. RAC01 genomic sequence ACCGAAATAAAGCTCTTTGCGGATCTTCATCAGTGGCCACCCTTCTGCACAACGAGCTTGTCCAGTGCCTCGATGTCCGAGTCTTTGACGTGCACCATTTGCTTGAGCTTGTCGACATCGACTTCCTCGACGTCACCCTCGCGCTTGGGCCATTCGCCCGTGCGGATGCAGATCACGCACCGGATGATCTCGACAATGCCCTGCAGCAGCAGGAAAGCCCCGGCCAGCGGCACCACGAACTTGAACGGGTACACAGGCAGCGGGTCGGCATTGAAGGTCTGCTCGCGCATGGCGAGCGAGTCCTGAAAGAAGAACCAGCCGGCATAGGTGAGCGCGATGATGCCTGGCAGAAAAAACAGGATGTAGAGCACCAGGTC encodes the following:
- a CDS encoding TRAP transporter small permease subunit, translating into MQKLLLTVDRLSTWFGKACAWSVVGLTLLITWEVFSRYVLNKPNAWVLDAQIMLYGVLFMTAGAYTLAKSGHVRGDVLYGFFQPRTQATVDLVLYILFFLPGIIALTYAGWFFFQDSLAMREQTFNADPLPVYPFKFVVPLAGAFLLLQGIVEIIRCVICIRTGEWPKREGDVEEVDVDKLKQMVHVKDSDIEALDKLVVQKGGH